One Diadema setosum chromosome 8, eeDiaSeto1, whole genome shotgun sequence genomic window carries:
- the LOC140232168 gene encoding galanin receptor type 1-like: MLPIPCNDSVQSLWIVCPLLALNPSENFFPPSICLLLRLTLPVSPSALRTLRTSRSATSASKALVSKIPTEKICWRAAVFHSGGSMSRTVRSRHSEKREKLLEIFSGVNATKSREPKAATSTIGLGVDYDAMSDDYEAGGGGMNYKVIVPAAFGCIFLIGIVGNSLVIMVTSRRLKGLHKTMNVFILNLSLADLLFLVFCVPFSAIFWTTHSWDLGEVLCKLLDFLTYMSMLASIFTLVAMSLDRFSAVVFPLKLLQLRSLRNAKIIVVMIWIVSFSCASPYLVVNAVVFDSSLNVTYCVEKWPNVERQRAIYYAFMFTVGYVLPLFLITCAYVLILRALWRTLRILDDSRESNSCKAKRKVTVMVSVVVLVFGVCWLPHHVIYMWQSFGNFPYTIATAELKLASLCLSYLNSCLNPIIYSIMSENFRKAMMRTLQKCGSDPLTNAGSGGRGVPGIRLTPVTQNNQFHYQKNTTPDTSSRYYPRRNLHRHRLCDANGMHLMNGQNATW, from the exons ATGCTACCGATTCCCTGCAACGACTCTGTGCAGTCGCTATGG ATTGTCTGTCCGCTGTTGGCATTAAATCCCTCAGAgaacttttttcccccctcgATCTGCCTGTTGCTTCGGCTTACTCTGCCGGTGTCCCCTTCTGCATTGCGTACCCTCCGGACGAGTCGGTCTGCGACTTCTGCTTCCAAGGCTTTAGTGTCAAAG ATCCCCACAGAGAAGATCTGTTGGCGTGCGGCCGTCTTCCATTCAGGTGGCAGTATGTCCCGCACGGTCAGATCACGCCACTCCGAGAAGAGAGAG AAGCTCCTCGAGATCTTCTCCGGTGTGAACGCCACCAAATCCCGAGAACCAAAGGCC GCCACCAGCACGATAGGCCTAGGAGTTGACTATGATGCAATGTCCGACGATTATGAAGCTGGGGGCGGCGGGATGAATTACAAGGTGATCGTACCTGCTGCATTTGGCTGTATATTCCTCATCGGCATTGTGGGAAACTCGTTAGTCATTATGGTCACCAGTAGGCGACTGAAGGGTCTGCACAAGACTATGAATGTCTTCATCCTAAACTTGAGCTTAGCAGACCTCCTGTTCCTCGTCTTCTGCGTTCCATTTTCGGCGATCTTTTGGACGACACATTCGTGGGATCTCGGAGAGGTTCTCTGCAAGCTTCTCGACTTTTTAACGTACATGTCGATGTTAGCAAGTATTTTCACACTGGTAGCCATGTCTCTGGATCGTTTCTCTGCCGTTGTATTTCCACTCAAACTGCTACAGCTCCGTTCCCTTCGCAACGCGAAGATTATCGTTGTAATGATTTGGATAGTGTCATTCTCATGCGCGTCGCCGTATCTTGTTGTAAATGCGGTCGTTTTTGACAGTTCTTTGAACGTTACCTACTGTGTCGAGAAGTGGCCCAACGTGGAGCGCCAGCGTGCCATTTATTACGCCTTCATGTTTACCGTTGGGTATGTCCTTCCGCTCTTTCTGATCACCTGTGCGTATGTGTTGATACTCAGAGCTCTGTGGAGAACCCTGCGAATACTGGATGATTCACGGGAGTCGAACAGTTGCAAGGCCAAACGGAAGGTGACGGTGATGGTCAGTGTTGTGGTACTCGTCTTTGGTGTCTGCTGGTTGCCACATCACGTTATCTACATGTGGCAAAGCTTTGGAAACTTCCCGTACACTATCGCCACTGCAGAACTCAAACTAGCTTCGTTGTGCCTGTCATACCTAAACTCGTGTCTGAATCCGATCATCTACTCCATCATGTCGGAAAACTTTCGCAAAGCCATGATGAGAACCTTGCAGAAATGTGGCAGCGATCCGCTCACGAACGCCGGAAGTGGCGGACGGGGTGTTCCGGGCATTCGTCTTACTCCGGTGACACAAAATAACCAGTTTCACTACCAAAAGAACACCACACCAGATACTAGTAGCAGGTATTATCCCAGGCGCAATCTCCACCGCCATAGACTATGTGACGCAAATGGTATGCACTTAATGAATGGACAAAACGCCACGTGGTAA